From the Halichoerus grypus chromosome 3, mHalGry1.hap1.1, whole genome shotgun sequence genome, one window contains:
- the PRSS48 gene encoding serine protease 48: protein MGPAGSAFLLSLLLGSCPSSSPKKKDLQSVCGRPVHSGRVVGGQGAAAGHWPWRVSVRVGQNHVCGGPLISDRWILTAAHCLRKNWIPLLYTVQLGSIQIDQPSQSVKHRVFKIIIHPQTQHTTADIALLKLVSRVTFTSFILPICLPRITKQLKIPASCWVTGWGKVKEDTDYPSILQEAEIPIFDRQTCEKLYNPIGSILPESEPVIQDDEICAGDKAKMKDTCKGDSGGPLSCHFNGVWTQIGLVSWGIGCAESLPGVYTSVIYYQKWIKTTISRAEVLGANNLDLPDFLYLTVLLSLALLGPFCAFGPNIVPGE, encoded by the exons ATGGGCCCTGCTGGTAGTGCCTTCCTACTGTCCCTTCTACTGG GGTCTTGCCCAAGTTCTTCCCCCAAAAAGAAAGATCTGCAATCAG TGTGTGGCCGACCTGTACACTCAGGCCGTGTTGTGGGTGGCCAGGGTGCTGCTGCAGGGCACTGGCCTTGGCGAGTCAGCGTGCGCGTGGGCCAGAACCATGTCTGTGGAGGGCCTCTCATCAGTGACAGGTGGATACTGACAGCAGCACACTGCTTAAGAAA GAACTGGATTCCTTTGTTGTATACTGTACAGCTGGGATCGATTCAGATAGACCAACCAAGTCAAAGTGTGAAGCATCGTGTGTTCAAAATTATTATCCATCCCCAAACTCAACATACGACTGCAGACATCGCCTTGCTGAAACTGGTCTCTAGAGTCACCTTTACCTCTTTCATCCTGCCCATCTGCTTGCCCCGTATCACAAAGCAGTTGAAAATTCCAGCCTCTTGCTGGGTGACTGGATGGGGAAAGGTTAAAGAAG ATACCGATTACCCCTCCATCCTCCAGGAAGCAGAAATACCCATCTTTGACCGCCAGACCTGTGAAAAACTCTACAACCCAATCGGTTCCATACTGCCAGAATCAGAACCAGTCATCCAAGATGATGAGATATGTGCTGGTGATAAAGCTAAAATGAAGGATACTTGCAAG GGTGATTCTGGAGGACCTCTGTCATGTCATTTTAACGGTGTATGGACCCAGATAGGACTAGTAAGCTGGGGAATAGGCTGTGCTGAATCTCTCCCTGGAGTCTACACCAGCGTGATCTACTATCAAAAATGGATTAAGACCACTATCTCAAGAGCTGAGGTCTTGGGTGCCAATAATTTGGACTTACCTGACTTCCTGTACCTTACTGTactgctctctctggctctgctgGGACCCTTCTGTGCCTTTGGGCCTAACATTGTACCAGGAGAGTAA